Sequence from the Microplitis demolitor isolate Queensland-Clemson2020A chromosome 2, iyMicDemo2.1a, whole genome shotgun sequence genome:
agaaaaagCTCAGCTCAATCTTTTAGCTACTGTACGTTGATATTTATCATGAGACTTTGTTATCTTTAGgcaaagttttaattaaaaatcaatttattttgaatataaaaggacTCAGCGGCTTACGAAGATTGGAAACATTGGAAGTACccgaatttatttgaagttttGGAAGAGTTTCCTTCAGTGAAACCGTACGCTCCGCTTTTTGTTCTTCATTTAACGCCACTACAGCCTAGATTTTACAGTATTTCCTCTTCACCGCTTGTTCATAAGGGACAAATTCACTTGACAGTTGCTATCGTGCAATACAAATCTCagggtaatttaaaatattaattaattttattagttagATTAAGGGAGGAAAGGGGTCTGAGACACAAAATAAAAgaggatatttttataattttttttcgagtatcttctttattaaaattcttaaaatttgtgacattattaagcaacattccaagaatattctgctaaattttcataaaaaaatattgaaaaatgtgccagtggtagtggggagagacgagtcaaaaaaaaagtcttcatgccgtaggcaggataactcatgactgcctcatctgaaatcaaaaaaccataaaGGTTTCTTTAGTACTTGAGTTTGATGGATTTGAATgaaggaataaataaaatattaatttttgaatttttgaaaaaggtGTAATCAATAAGCTCTgatttttgccaaaaattgcttcttttgtttaattaaaaaaaaagtagttattgaaataaaaatccttcgttcatgagttatcctgcctacgacatggagacttttttttgaggtgactcgtctctccccactaccactggcttatttttcaatattttttaatgaaaatttagcagaatattcttggaattATGCTTAATAGtgtcacaaattttgagaattttaatagcgaaggtactctgaaaaaaaaaatcacaaaaatatcctcTTTTTGTTGTTTCTCAGGCCAGCTTCGCCCCTCaatttatataacaatatttatatttcatatttatgaccattttgtatttgtaaataatttcaaataatctgatttaaattttcaaggaaaatttttgtcattttgttaataattaattttgatattaattattataattacttttaggAGGAACTGGACCTATTCATTATGGCGTATGTTCTAATTAtctcaatgaaataaatgacgGCGAGCCTTTATACGTATTTGTACGcaggtaaaatttaatgataataatgaaaaagtaatgaataaataaatgacattgataataattttatatatattctaaaaaatttacagtgcGCCGAACTTTTATATGCCTCCTGATGTCAGTGCTCCGATGATTCTAGTAGGTCCAGGTACAGGAATAGCTCCATTTAGAGGATTCTGGCACCATCGTTATGCTCAAATGCAGCTTGAACCCCGTAAGTAGAACTCACAATACTATTGAATTTTCCCCGATCAATTCTTACGAATTTTCacttattatcaaaaatttttaatatatcaaaGAACAAGAGTTCGGTAAAATTTGGCTATTTTTCGGCTGTCgtcaaaaaaacataaatctcTACTGTGAGGAAAAACGAGAAATGATGGAAGCAGGAGTACTAGATAAAGTTTTCCTCGCTTTGTCTCGTGAACAGGAGATTAAGAAAACTTATGTCCAGGATTTGATCCAAGCGGAAgctttacaaatttttaatatgctGGTGCATGAAAATGGACATTTTTATGTTTGCGGTGACTGTACTATGGCTGAAGATGTTTATCAGACATTGAAGcaaattattcaaacaaaCGGACAAATGTCAGACAAAGAAGTTGAAGCTTACATGCTTTCTTTAAGGGTAAATtagttgttttaattaaaaaaataaaataaaaataaataagggaccgtttgtaaaataaaaataccctctaattaatagtatatatatttctatattttaaaatatttatagaggTGGGGGACAAAATGGggtatgagaaaaattttcaaaattatttgatggCCTACAAACGTCATGATTTCTTAAACCCCTTAAAGTGCGAATGTATTTTATGAACGgacactaaataattatttaaactactCCATacttattaaaatgaaatgtgatttaaatttctagGATCAAAACAGGTATCATGAagatatttttggaataactTTCCGTACAGCAGAAGTACACAATCGATCTCGTGAAACTGCGAGAATTCGATTGGCAACAGAACCGGCATCAAATTAATATGATATTTAaagaacattttaaaataaataaaacgattgaaacttttaaacaagataaaacgaaaaaaaaaaaataattaaaaatcttaaaacatttaaaaatttgtcttctCGAATTGCATGctagtaatattttattcacaagtaaattttgatttatatttttggtgATATACAGACATTatgtacacatacatacacatttACATACAATGGACAcacgtatataaataaatatatacattacagacaaaaaaatttacaaactattaattagtattaataatttttaagtattatcATCAGTTCATATCAATCGCACAAATTTCGCAAGTAATCGTAGAAGTATTGTGATATCGCGTAATAAATCTATCGATATTATtcgagttatatataaatatgtaatttatggACGATAAATGTAaatcttcatttatttaaaaaataaataattatatataagttattatttgagttttttttcattcttactACATTTCTTCAAAAAAGTATCTGTAAGTTGTTGCTCTAAATTTTAACCCGATCATCAATCTAaagaatttcgaaatttttccatttaaaaaatctgaaaaacggtTATCCCTGCGAGAAAAtctcaaaacttcccgctatgtTCGAACTCAGGTAATTggtaattcactttttttctattaactaaatttaattatgaatttaaattttcctggGTATATTGCAAGCGCCCCAGTGCGCCGGGCGGAGAATCGCGATCCGAACAGACCATGAGACtcttataaacataaaaactattattcatttaaaaaaaaatttttttaagttttccgCCAAATCTGTTCATTTCAAAGTTTCGTCATGCGcacaaataattttccatCTAAGCGTTGATCAAGGTTACTAGAATAGTAACTATTCTAGTAACCGTCGTTGATGTACTACACTATACAAAAGTCTCATTACATTTGGTATAGGTAGACATATGTTTtgtatacttataaatttataattatatttacttgcTACAAGCTTATGCCAGTTcatgctttttttaaattacttacacatgaataaaccaaaaatttaataattcaaattataaacaataataagtatttaaaatggATGAAGACGATGAGACAGCTAGCGATGATAAAGTCAATGATCTCAAAgaggtaaaatattttttttaaatttacaactcAGTgtataaagatttattttttttttagatcatcAAAATCCGCAGTGAAGAAAGTATTCATCAAGAACTGTCACATCACatagaattaaattcaaagtcTTTAGTATCATCCGTTACGTCATCAGATAAAGcagaagaaaaagaaacaaattttgaaaatgctgAATTAGATCGACGTGTAAAAGTGGGAGAGATCACACCTTTTGAAGCTGAGTCGAAGAAAACTGATTCCCCTGGTTCACTAAATGCCGGCAGTGGACTACTGGACTTGGAAAAATATCTTAAGAGACAAGCAGAGTTTGCCGCTAAGAAAAAGAGTCTTCAGAAGCCAAAGCTTTCCAAGTTGCAGCAGGCCAAAGAAAACTTAACCAGCAAAAAGCGTAAGACAAAAAGCAGAAAAAGTTCAGAATCTTCAAATTCGTCTTCTCTTAAACagaatgaagaagaagaagcacCACCAGTTTCTACGGAACCTCCGAAACCATCTGGGTCTTTGAAAAACCATCAAGACAATCAGGATGACAGCGGCAGCGAATACGTCCCCAGTGACGAAGATTCAGAGGAAGAAACCAGCAAAGTTTctaaagcgaaaaaaaaacgtctgTCAATTGACTCATCAAAGAAGAGATGCAGAATTCTTGACGATGGGGATGAATCGTTGTACAAAAAAAGAGTcgacgaaaaaataaaatccactaGGTTTGATGACAGTCTTCGGACtgttgataatttattcaaagttcCGCGGTCACTGTGGAAAAAACTGTACGAGTATCAAAAGGTATCAGTTCGCTGGCTCTGGGAGTTACACGGCCGTAACTTAGGAGGTTTACTCGGTGACGAAATGGGTCTGGGTAAAACTGTCCAGGTGATAGCATTTTTTGCTGGCCTTGATTGCAGCGAACTGCTGTCCGATGGCGGCAGATTTCGGGGACTTGGTCCCACTTTGATCGTATGCCCAGCGACGTTACTAGAGCAGTGGGTCCATCATTTCCACGACTGGTGGCCTTCCCTGCGAGTCGTAACCCTGCATCACTCGGGAACCCATCAAGGCGACCCTGAAGATTTACTCGAAAGTCTGAAGACCGGCGGAGTTTTGCTGACTTCATACTCCGGTGTCTTGAATCACGCAGACTTACTCGTGCCCTACAAGTGGCACTACGTCGTCTTGGATGAGGGTCACAAGATCCGCAATCCCCAGGCGAAGGTTACCAaagtcgtaaaaaaattttgtacccCCCACCGGCTTCTGTTGACCGGCAGCCCAATGCAGAATTCACTCAAAGAGTTATGGTCTCTGTTCGACTTCATTTTGCCTGGGAAACTTGGGACCATTGATGCATTTATAGAGCACTGCGCTACGCCAATCACCAGAGGCGGATACGCCAACGCTTCTTTACTACAAGAAGCAACGGCTCTACAAGTCGCCACGATGCTGAAGGAAGCGATCAGTCCCTACATGTTAAGGCGAACTAAAAATGATGTCAGACATCACATTAACTTgccggaaaaaaatgaacaagtttTATTTTGCAGTCTTACTAAGGAACAGACTCATTTGTACAAAGAGTTTTTGAAGTCTGACTGCGTTAGCTCAGTATTACATGAAAAATCAGCCGCTGGTGACAACAGATACCGAGCGAAACTTTTAGTCGCACTGACAACATTGAGAAAATTATGCAATCATCCTGATTTGTACATTTATACTAAAGATGATGAAGGTTCTGATGAAGAAATGGATGCCAGTGAGAACATTGATCTAGAGAAGTTTGGATTCTGGAAGAGGTCGGGAAAGATGACGGTGGTGAGATCGCTCCTGAAAATTTGGAAACGTCAGGGTCATCGggtagtaatttttacacagAGCAGGCAAATGCTCCATATACTGGAGGCTTTGATCCAGCAGGAAGGCTACACGTACCTGAGACTTGATGGCTCGACGGCGATGTCCGAGCGCCAAAGAACGATTCGTAAATTTAATGAGGATAATTCTTATCTTGTTTTCATTTCAACGACAAGAGTCGGGGGTTTAGGAATCAACTTAACTGGAGCTAATCGTGTCATCATTTATGATCCCGACTGGAACCCGGCTACTGATGCCCAGGCACGTGAACGCTCGTGGCGAATTGGGCAGGATAAGCAAGTGACCATTTACCGATTGATCACTGCGGGTactattgaagaaaaaatttatcatcgaCAGATTTTTAAACTGTTGCTGTCAAATCGGGTTCTGGATGATCCGCGTCAGCGAAGGCTGTTTCAGACGTCTGATTTAACTGaactgtttaatttaaatgaaccGATCGATGGCACTGCTACTGAATCTGATCGGCTTTTTGGAGATAACAATTCTaaggatgataaaaaaaaatgtaaatccaAGGAATTGTCTCGGAGAAAAGAGAGTAAAGTGTCGGCGCTGTTCGATGGGGAACAGGTGTCTTGTTTGATTGGCCGCAGGCTCGGTCATTCTGATTCTGGAGAATCATCAAATGCAGCAGTCGTTGATGATGATAACTAtgtacttaataaattattttctaagaCAAGTAAGTACTTTTGCTATTTtaaggtaagagacccagtacccgatcactcatgtatttgtatatatatttagtaaatatagatataaaaatacatgcgAAAATAAGTACGAACTTGACGACAACTTTCAGTTGTGTAGctgttgactacaagttggCTTCAAGTTGCTCAGAAGCTATTGCCGCAACCTGTCACCAAGTTTCTGAGCAACTTGTCGGCAACAGTTATACGAGCTGAAAGTTGTCAACAAGCCGCGAGTTAACTTGAAGCTACGGCCAGAATCTGAAGTCAACTTGACAGCAAAAAGTTGCAGTTAAGTTGACAGTAGATTTTCTGTAACCAATTCAATTTGACTTAAAATGTTACTGTCAGATGACGTTAAGTTAATTGAAAGCTTAACTTCGAATTGatggcaagtttttctgtaaaattacaattagtTACGATCGCAAATTTACATCAACTTGTCATTTAGTCGAAAATATTTCACTGCAAAAACTTGCTGAGCAAGATGTGTTcagagtaattttatttttttggttgaACGACAATCCATTTTTTGACTGCGAAgttcgaaaacagcgggaagtctTGGGATTGACCTACAGGgtcaataattattcatgttttttttgcAGATGTAAATTCAGCGTTGGagcacgaaaaaattttatcaagtgCTAAAATAGATTCAAATACAGCAACGCCGATGCAGCGATTAGCTCGCGAAACAGCTCAAGAGAGTATGGACTTTGTGCGTCAATCTCGAAAATGGTGTTGGAGACCATCCTGGGatccaatataaatttttccacaaattttttatataaatattattatttattttgaatatttatacttaaaatagAAACAGAAGCATGTACATACAAAcacgtaataatttttttataatatttaaaaaaaagaataaaaattttattataatttaaaaatatgtttttttcgtaaagcgataagaaaaatgtttatacatacattaaataaataataaaatatttaatcaattaaaaattaagcaGCATTTACAGAATTAATGCCTCAGA
This genomic interval carries:
- the LOC103570885 gene encoding DNA excision repair protein ERCC-6, yielding MDEDDETASDDKVNDLKEIIKIRSEESIHQELSHHIELNSKSLVSSVTSSDKAEEKETNFENAELDRRVKVGEITPFEAESKKTDSPGSLNAGSGLLDLEKYLKRQAEFAAKKKSLQKPKLSKLQQAKENLTSKKRKTKSRKSSESSNSSSLKQNEEEEAPPVSTEPPKPSGSLKNHQDNQDDSGSEYVPSDEDSEEETSKVSKAKKKRLSIDSSKKRCRILDDGDESLYKKRVDEKIKSTRFDDSLRTVDNLFKVPRSLWKKLYEYQKVSVRWLWELHGRNLGGLLGDEMGLGKTVQVIAFFAGLDCSELLSDGGRFRGLGPTLIVCPATLLEQWVHHFHDWWPSLRVVTLHHSGTHQGDPEDLLESLKTGGVLLTSYSGVLNHADLLVPYKWHYVVLDEGHKIRNPQAKVTKVVKKFCTPHRLLLTGSPMQNSLKELWSLFDFILPGKLGTIDAFIEHCATPITRGGYANASLLQEATALQVATMLKEAISPYMLRRTKNDVRHHINLPEKNEQVLFCSLTKEQTHLYKEFLKSDCVSSVLHEKSAAGDNRYRAKLLVALTTLRKLCNHPDLYIYTKDDEGSDEEMDASENIDLEKFGFWKRSGKMTVVRSLLKIWKRQGHRVVIFTQSRQMLHILEALIQQEGYTYLRLDGSTAMSERQRTIRKFNEDNSYLVFISTTRVGGLGINLTGANRVIIYDPDWNPATDAQARERSWRIGQDKQVTIYRLITAGTIEEKIYHRQIFKLLLSNRVLDDPRQRRLFQTSDLTELFNLNEPIDGTATESDRLFGDNNSKDDKKKCKSKELSRRKESKVSALFDGEQVSCLIGRRLGHSDSGESSNAAVVDDDNYVLNKLFSKTNVNSALEHEKILSSAKIDSNTATPMQRLARETAQESMDFVRQSRKWCWRPSWDPI